One genomic region from Streptomyces sp. Li-HN-5-11 encodes:
- a CDS encoding NAD(P)/FAD-dependent oxidoreductase produces the protein MAEHEHVRVAVIGSGFGGLGAAVRLRREGITDFAVLERAGSVGGTWRDNSYPGCACDVPSHLYSFSFAPHPDWPRTFSGQEHIRAYLEHVTDVFRLRPHIRFDSEVKRMTWNGERLCWDIETAGGNLSADFVVSATGPLSDPRIPDIPGLDSFPGRVFHSARWDHDYDLRGKRVAMVGTGASAIQIVPAVQPEVSRLTLFQRTPPWVLPRVDRAISGLERSVHRALPFTTQLRRGLLWGIRELQIQAFTKHPNELGFVERLAKRNMARSVKDPALRAKLTPGYRIGCKRILLSSEYYPALAQPNVDVVASGLCEVRGSTVVGADGSTAEVDAIIFGTGFHVTDMPIAERVVGADGRTLAEAWKGGIEALRGASVAGFPNWMTVIGPNTGLGNSSMILIIESQLNYMADLLRQLNVLGGRAALDARPSAVRAWNHEVQERMKRTVWNTGGCTSWYLDAGGRNTTIWPGTTTRFRRATRRVDLAEYDVLRVPAELGVGA, from the coding sequence ATGGCCGAGCACGAACATGTACGGGTGGCGGTGATCGGGTCCGGCTTCGGCGGGCTGGGCGCCGCCGTGCGGCTGCGCCGGGAGGGGATCACCGACTTCGCCGTCCTGGAACGGGCCGGAAGCGTCGGCGGCACCTGGCGCGACAACAGCTATCCGGGGTGCGCCTGCGACGTGCCCTCCCACCTGTACTCGTTCTCCTTCGCGCCGCACCCCGACTGGCCGCGCACCTTCTCCGGGCAGGAGCACATCCGCGCCTACCTGGAACATGTGACGGACGTGTTCCGGCTGCGTCCGCACATCCGCTTCGACTCGGAGGTGAAGCGGATGACCTGGAACGGCGAGCGGCTGTGCTGGGACATCGAGACGGCCGGCGGGAACCTGTCCGCGGACTTCGTCGTCTCCGCCACCGGTCCGCTGTCCGACCCCAGGATCCCGGACATCCCGGGGCTCGACTCCTTCCCCGGCAGGGTCTTCCACTCCGCCCGCTGGGACCACGACTACGACCTGCGCGGCAAGCGGGTCGCGATGGTCGGCACGGGCGCCTCCGCCATCCAGATCGTGCCGGCCGTCCAGCCGGAGGTCTCCCGGCTCACCCTCTTCCAGCGCACCCCGCCGTGGGTGCTGCCCCGCGTCGACCGGGCCATCAGCGGACTGGAGCGCTCCGTCCACCGCGCGCTGCCCTTCACCACGCAGCTGCGCCGCGGACTGCTGTGGGGGATCCGGGAGCTGCAGATCCAGGCGTTCACCAAGCACCCGAACGAACTCGGGTTCGTTGAGCGGCTGGCCAAGCGCAACATGGCCCGCTCCGTCAAGGACCCGGCCCTGCGTGCCAAGCTGACCCCCGGCTACCGCATCGGCTGCAAGCGGATCCTGCTGTCGAGCGAGTACTACCCGGCGCTCGCCCAGCCCAATGTCGACGTGGTCGCGAGCGGACTGTGCGAGGTCCGCGGCTCGACCGTCGTGGGGGCCGACGGCAGCACGGCCGAGGTCGACGCGATCATCTTCGGTACGGGCTTCCACGTCACCGACATGCCGATCGCCGAGCGGGTCGTCGGCGCGGACGGCAGGACACTGGCCGAGGCTTGGAAGGGCGGCATCGAAGCCCTGCGTGGCGCCTCGGTGGCCGGCTTCCCGAACTGGATGACGGTCATCGGGCCCAACACGGGCCTCGGCAACTCCTCGATGATCCTCATCATCGAGTCCCAGCTGAACTACATGGCCGACCTCCTGCGGCAGCTGAACGTCCTCGGCGGCCGTGCCGCACTCGACGCCCGCCCGAGCGCCGTGCGCGCCTGGAACCACGAGGTCCAGGAGCGCATGAAGCGCACGGTGTGGAACACCGGCGGCTGCACCAGCTGGTACCTGGACGCCGGCGGCCGCAACACCACCATCTGGCCGGGCACGACGACCCGGTTCCGCCGGGCGACACGGCGGGTGGACCTCGCTGAGTACGACGTCCTGCGCGTTCCGGCCGAGCTGGGGGTGGGTGCGTGA
- a CDS encoding MerR family transcriptional regulator, translating to MEELARLAGITVRTLRFYRERKLIPPPRREGRIAWYDDHHLARLRTIAALLERGHTLTGIAELAEALDHGRDVADLLGVAAPTEEEPVRLTPEELAARFEGEVTAENLAAALDLGYLGTDGDEIVHISRRLLDVSSALVREGIPLAEVLAAGARVREHADALAEMFAELVLRHGTEDDLHRLRPLARSVVEAELSLALDRRLRKRD from the coding sequence ATGGAGGAACTGGCCAGGCTGGCCGGCATCACGGTGCGCACCCTGCGCTTCTACCGCGAGCGCAAGCTGATACCGCCACCCCGCCGCGAGGGCCGCATCGCCTGGTACGACGACCACCACCTGGCCCGGCTGCGCACGATCGCGGCCCTGCTGGAACGCGGCCACACCCTCACCGGCATCGCGGAACTGGCGGAGGCCCTCGACCACGGCCGGGACGTCGCCGACCTGCTGGGCGTCGCCGCCCCCACCGAAGAGGAACCGGTCCGCCTCACCCCCGAGGAACTCGCCGCGCGCTTCGAGGGCGAGGTCACGGCGGAGAACCTCGCCGCCGCGCTCGACCTCGGCTACCTCGGCACCGACGGCGACGAGATCGTCCACATCAGCCGCCGCCTCCTCGACGTCTCCTCGGCCCTCGTCCGCGAGGGCATACCCCTCGCGGAGGTCCTGGCAGCCGGCGCCCGCGTCCGCGAACACGCCGACGCCCTCGCCGAGATGTTCGCCGAGCTCGTCCTGCGCCACGGCACCGAGGACGACCTCCACCGCCTGCGCCCACTGGCGCGCAGCGTGGTGGAGGCGGAGCTCTCCCTGGCCCTGGACCGGCGGCTGCGGAAGCGGGACTGA
- a CDS encoding GNAT family protein codes for MLAEGDVVLRPIKLRDQRAWREVNRRNRDWLRPWEATIPPPSAGGPITHRPTYRQMVRHLRSEAHAGRMLPFVIEYQGRLVGQLTVAGITWGSMCSGHVGYWVDEAVAGRGVMPTAVALAVDHCFHTVGLHRIEVCIRPENTPSRRVVEKLGFREEGLRPRYLHIDGAWRDHLVFVLTAEEVPDGLLSRWRRSRPQNARNTRQNTQGNPTSPGN; via the coding sequence GTGCTCGCGGAGGGCGATGTCGTCCTCCGGCCGATAAAGCTGCGCGACCAGCGGGCCTGGCGCGAGGTGAACCGGCGCAACCGGGACTGGCTGCGGCCCTGGGAGGCGACCATTCCGCCGCCCTCGGCGGGCGGGCCGATCACGCACCGTCCGACCTACCGCCAGATGGTGCGCCACCTTCGCTCCGAGGCGCACGCGGGCCGGATGCTGCCGTTCGTCATCGAGTACCAGGGGCGGCTGGTGGGGCAGTTGACGGTCGCCGGGATCACCTGGGGCTCGATGTGCTCGGGCCATGTCGGCTACTGGGTGGACGAGGCGGTGGCAGGCCGCGGGGTCATGCCGACGGCCGTGGCACTCGCCGTGGACCACTGTTTCCACACCGTGGGACTGCACCGCATCGAGGTCTGCATTCGCCCGGAGAACACGCCGAGCCGACGGGTCGTGGAGAAACTCGGATTCCGCGAGGAGGGCCTCAGGCCGCGTTATCTCCACATCGACGGGGCCTGGCGCGACCACCTGGTCTTCGTGCTCACCGCGGAAGAGGTGCCCGACGGCCTGCTGAGCCGCTGGCGGCGGAGTCGTCCGCAGAACGCCCGGAACACGCGTCAGAACACCCAGGGGAATCCCACGAGTCCCGGAAATTGA
- the glpR gene encoding gephyrin-like molybdotransferase receptor GlpR has product MSSSGLIYAVIVGAWAAYLVPMWLRRQDELNEARPTERFSTAIRLLSGRAGMERRYARDLRARSTEEGETDAGQPGAVTDSVDVRSFAMPPTQAQERAPVAAESADAPARRRIPAARRAAPAARRTPGSEAAAARARRSKVLARRRRTTVVLFLAFTLGAIVAAVGGLAFLWAPGVPAAMLSAYIVYLRAQERRRFAFQMDRRRAEAAAQRLRERQPRRRASADPGTTEPETGPEPEADPGLSALAADRRALVEQTDHAEWLDQQQRERRRRPGHGDSWDPVPVPLPTYVTAPVAPRATSDVDLGAPDTWSSARSGAAVPEQEAAPAAEDPAPAAEDRPEADGRTDARRAASARRSRERGRTPLFDQYEDGERPRAANE; this is encoded by the coding sequence GTGAGCAGCAGCGGCCTCATCTACGCAGTCATTGTCGGGGCCTGGGCCGCCTACTTGGTGCCGATGTGGCTCCGTAGGCAGGACGAGCTGAACGAGGCCCGTCCGACGGAACGCTTCAGCACCGCCATCCGGCTGCTGTCCGGACGGGCGGGAATGGAGCGCCGGTACGCCAGGGACCTGCGGGCGCGCTCCACCGAGGAGGGGGAGACCGACGCCGGGCAGCCGGGCGCCGTCACCGACTCGGTGGACGTCCGGTCCTTCGCCATGCCCCCGACCCAGGCGCAGGAGCGGGCCCCGGTCGCCGCCGAGTCCGCCGACGCGCCGGCCCGCAGGCGGATCCCGGCGGCCCGGCGGGCGGCCCCCGCGGCCCGGCGGACCCCCGGCTCGGAGGCGGCCGCAGCGCGCGCCCGGCGCTCCAAGGTCCTCGCGCGCCGACGGCGCACCACCGTCGTCCTCTTCCTCGCCTTCACACTGGGCGCGATCGTCGCCGCGGTCGGCGGTCTCGCCTTCCTGTGGGCGCCCGGCGTGCCCGCCGCGATGCTCAGCGCGTACATCGTGTACCTGCGCGCCCAGGAGAGGCGCCGGTTCGCCTTCCAGATGGACCGCCGCCGCGCGGAGGCCGCCGCGCAGCGGCTGCGTGAGCGCCAGCCGCGCCGGCGCGCGTCCGCGGACCCGGGCACCACGGAGCCGGAGACGGGACCCGAACCGGAGGCCGATCCGGGACTGTCCGCGCTCGCCGCGGACCGGCGTGCCCTGGTCGAGCAGACCGATCACGCGGAGTGGCTCGACCAGCAGCAGCGCGAGCGCCGGCGGCGCCCCGGCCACGGCGACAGCTGGGACCCGGTGCCCGTGCCGCTGCCGACGTACGTGACCGCACCGGTCGCGCCGCGGGCCACCTCCGACGTCGACCTGGGCGCACCGGACACCTGGAGCTCCGCCCGGTCCGGCGCCGCCGTGCCCGAGCAGGAGGCGGCACCCGCCGCCGAGGATCCGGCCCCTGCGGCCGAGGACCGGCCGGAGGCCGACGGCCGCACGGACGCCCGCCGCGCCGCCTCGGCCCGCCGTTCCCGCGAACGCGGCCGCACCCCGCTCTTCGACCAGTACGAGGACGGCGAGCGCCCCCGCGCCGCCAACGAGTAA
- a CDS encoding S41 family peptidase: protein MSYLRLPHLSGDLLCFVAEDDLWLAPLDGPGRAWRLTVDRTKAGHPRFSPDGRHIAYTSWRSLVPEIHLVPVEGGGPGRQLTYWGSPDTQVCGWSPPDEHGHTDILAVASHGEPFSYFTWAYKVGADGSPGRKLPWGPVADLQVADIDGERRTLLLTGTPPHEPASWKRYRGGATGRLWLHGQRLLAGIGGHLACPMFVGGRIAFLSDHEGVGNLYSCAYDGSDLRRHTDHDAFYARHASSDGTRVVYQCAGDLWIVDELSPDSVPRRLDVRLNGAQAGRRPYHVPAAQHVDGISVDETGRASAIVVRGSLYWLTHRDGPARTLVDTPGVRIRLPEMMGETGQVAYVTDVDGDDAVEIAHLPRATGARPPRRLASGALGRVLEIVSDPDGERLAVASHDGRLLLLDVTDGESAGDGEEGEGAGDTVGAEDTDETAGAAAGAAAGAAGAAGAADSGAVVDAQDTPAGTQSADVTNAGLDGRLTELIRSVNGPVRDLAFSPDGAWLTWSHPGIGRTLRQIKMARIKDRLIVDVTHGRFEDENPVFTRDGRYLAFLSWRGFDPVYDVHTGDLSFPLGCKPYLVPLASATPSPFALNPEGRPAAGGLDPVEDEETGEHGAVTVELEGLENRVTPFPVIASKYSALAPVAGGGLVWLRWPISGALGETFANPDDTTGRPTLEHFNVSKAKKSELVGHLDWFAVSGDGTRLVVVDEGELRAVPSTEAGDSDTTAWIDMRRIVQVVDPAAEWRQSYEEAGRLIRAHFWEPGMCGIDWDGVLAQYRPLVERVASPDEFADLLREVLGELGTSHAYVAAARRNEGPAQYQRWQGLLGANLVHREAGWVVGRILPGDSSDSKARSPLAGTGIREGAVLTHVDGRPVDPVAGPYPLLAGSGGTTVELTFSPAEGDGPPRRVAVVPLIDERPLRYQDWVAKRRAVVREMSGGRCGYLHIPDMGGSGWAQFNRDLRGEVSRPALIVDVRGNAGGHISELVIEKLTRTILGWDLTRGAQPVSYTSNAPRGPVVALADEATSSDGDMITAAFKLLKLGPVVGQRTWGGVVGMTGRHRLGDGTVITVPMNAAWFDAYGWSVENHGVAPDLESLRTPMDWAEGRHVEMDDAIELALKLLESNPAAVPPDYRDVPDRSRPKLPPRRM from the coding sequence GTGAGCTATCTGCGCCTGCCGCACCTCAGCGGCGATCTGCTGTGCTTCGTGGCGGAGGACGACCTCTGGCTGGCGCCGCTCGACGGGCCGGGCCGCGCCTGGCGGCTCACCGTCGACCGCACCAAGGCCGGTCACCCCCGCTTCTCGCCCGACGGCCGTCACATCGCGTACACGAGCTGGCGCAGCCTGGTGCCCGAGATCCACCTCGTCCCGGTGGAAGGCGGCGGCCCGGGCCGGCAGCTGACGTACTGGGGCAGCCCCGACACCCAGGTGTGCGGCTGGAGCCCGCCCGACGAGCACGGCCACACCGACATCCTCGCCGTCGCCTCCCACGGCGAGCCCTTCTCGTACTTCACCTGGGCCTACAAGGTCGGCGCCGACGGCTCCCCCGGCCGCAAGCTGCCCTGGGGCCCGGTCGCCGACCTCCAGGTCGCCGACATCGACGGCGAACGCAGGACCCTGCTGCTGACCGGCACCCCACCCCACGAACCGGCCTCCTGGAAGCGGTACCGGGGCGGCGCGACCGGCCGGCTGTGGCTGCACGGGCAGCGGCTGCTCGCCGGCATCGGCGGCCACCTGGCCTGCCCCATGTTCGTCGGCGGCCGGATCGCCTTCCTCTCCGACCACGAGGGCGTCGGCAACCTCTACTCCTGCGCCTACGACGGCTCCGACCTGCGCCGGCACACCGACCACGACGCCTTCTACGCCCGGCACGCCTCCAGCGACGGCACCCGCGTCGTCTACCAGTGCGCGGGCGACCTGTGGATCGTCGACGAGCTGTCTCCGGACTCCGTCCCGCGCCGGCTGGACGTACGGCTGAACGGCGCGCAGGCGGGGCGCCGCCCGTACCACGTGCCGGCCGCCCAGCACGTGGACGGCATCTCGGTCGACGAGACGGGCCGGGCCAGCGCGATCGTCGTACGGGGCTCCCTGTACTGGCTGACCCACCGGGACGGCCCCGCGCGGACCCTCGTCGACACACCGGGGGTGCGCATCCGGCTGCCGGAGATGATGGGCGAGACCGGCCAGGTCGCCTACGTGACCGACGTCGACGGCGACGACGCCGTCGAGATCGCCCACCTGCCACGTGCCACCGGAGCCCGCCCGCCGCGCCGGCTCGCCTCCGGCGCCCTGGGCCGCGTCCTGGAGATCGTCTCCGACCCCGACGGCGAACGCCTGGCCGTCGCCTCCCACGACGGCCGCCTCCTGCTGCTGGACGTGACGGACGGCGAGTCGGCAGGGGACGGGGAGGAGGGGGAAGGGGCAGGCGACACCGTGGGGGCAGAGGACACGGACGAGACGGCGGGCGCGGCGGCGGGCGCGGCGGCGGGCGCGGCGGGCGCGGCGGGCGCGGCGGACTCGGGCGCGGTCGTGGACGCGCAGGACACCCCGGCCGGGACGCAGTCGGCCGACGTCACCAACGCCGGCCTCGACGGGCGGCTGACCGAGTTGATCCGGTCCGTCAACGGGCCCGTGCGGGACCTCGCGTTCTCCCCGGACGGGGCCTGGCTGACCTGGTCGCACCCCGGGATCGGCCGCACGCTGCGGCAGATCAAGATGGCGCGGATCAAGGACCGTCTGATCGTCGACGTCACCCATGGCCGCTTCGAGGACGAGAACCCGGTGTTCACCCGGGACGGCCGCTACCTGGCCTTCCTGTCCTGGCGCGGCTTCGACCCGGTGTACGACGTGCACACCGGGGACCTGTCCTTCCCGCTCGGCTGCAAGCCCTACCTCGTCCCGCTGGCCTCCGCGACCCCCTCCCCCTTCGCCCTGAACCCCGAGGGGCGCCCGGCGGCCGGCGGCCTGGACCCGGTCGAGGACGAGGAGACCGGCGAGCACGGCGCGGTGACCGTGGAGCTCGAGGGCCTGGAGAACCGGGTTACCCCCTTCCCGGTCATCGCCTCCAAGTACTCGGCGCTGGCCCCGGTCGCGGGCGGCGGCCTGGTCTGGCTGCGCTGGCCGATCTCCGGCGCGCTGGGCGAGACGTTCGCCAACCCGGACGACACCACGGGTCGGCCGACGCTGGAGCACTTCAACGTCAGCAAGGCGAAGAAGTCCGAACTCGTCGGCCACCTCGACTGGTTCGCGGTCAGCGGCGACGGCACCCGGCTGGTCGTCGTCGACGAGGGAGAGCTGCGTGCCGTGCCGTCCACGGAGGCCGGCGACAGCGACACGACGGCCTGGATAGACATGCGCCGCATCGTGCAGGTCGTCGACCCGGCCGCGGAGTGGCGCCAGTCGTACGAGGAGGCGGGCCGGCTGATCCGCGCCCACTTCTGGGAGCCGGGCATGTGCGGCATCGACTGGGACGGCGTGCTCGCCCAGTACCGCCCGCTGGTCGAACGGGTCGCGTCCCCGGACGAGTTCGCCGACCTGCTGCGCGAGGTGCTGGGCGAGCTGGGCACCTCCCACGCCTACGTCGCCGCCGCCCGCCGCAACGAGGGCCCGGCGCAGTACCAGCGCTGGCAGGGCCTGCTGGGCGCCAACCTCGTGCACCGCGAGGCCGGCTGGGTGGTCGGGCGGATCCTGCCCGGCGACTCCTCCGACTCCAAGGCCCGCTCGCCGCTGGCCGGCACGGGCATCCGCGAGGGCGCGGTCCTGACCCACGTGGACGGCCGCCCGGTGGATCCGGTCGCGGGCCCGTATCCGCTCCTCGCGGGTTCGGGCGGTACGACGGTGGAGCTGACGTTCTCACCCGCCGAGGGCGACGGGCCGCCGCGCCGGGTCGCGGTCGTCCCCCTCATCGACGAGCGGCCGCTGCGCTACCAGGACTGGGTGGCCAAACGCCGGGCCGTCGTACGGGAGATGAGCGGCGGCCGCTGCGGCTATCTGCACATCCCCGACATGGGCGGCTCCGGCTGGGCCCAGTTCAACCGGGACCTGCGGGGGGAGGTGTCCCGGCCCGCCCTGATCGTCGACGTGCGCGGCAACGCGGGCGGCCACATCAGCGAGCTGGTCATAGAGAAGCTGACCCGCACCATCCTCGGCTGGGACCTGACCCGGGGCGCCCAGCCGGTGTCGTACACCTCGAACGCGCCCCGTGGCCCCGTCGTGGCCCTCGCCGACGAGGCGACCTCGTCCGACGGCGACATGATCACGGCGGCCTTCAAGCTGCTGAAACTGGGGCCGGTGGTCGGTCAGCGCACCTGGGGCGGAGTCGTCGGCATGACCGGCCGGCACCGCCTCGGCGACGGCACGGTGATCACGGTGCCGATGAACGCGGCCTGGTTCGACGCGTACGGCTGGTCGGTCGAGAACCACGGCGTCGCGCCCGACCTGGAGAGTCTGCGCACCCCCATGGACTGGGCCGAGGGCCGCCACGTCGAGATGGACGACGCGATCGAACTGGCCCTGAAGCTGCTGGAGTCCAACCCGGCGGCGGTCCCGCCCGACTACCGCGACGTGCCCGACCGTTCGAGGCCGAAGCTGCCCCCGCGCCGCATGTGA
- a CDS encoding alpha/beta hydrolase — protein MSRLTHVATGPYAPPVPVRALTAVSADGARLHVEVHGPENAPAVVLAHGWTCSTAFWAAQIRDLAADHRVIAYDQRGHGRSPASPTCSTEALADDLEAVLEATLAPGEKAVIAGHSMGGMTVMAAAGREAFREHAAAVLLCSTGSSRLVAESTVVPMGAGRLRTWLTRRVIGSRAPLGPVTPVALRILRYATMGPGSAPHMVEACARIVHACPREVRHAWSQVLDLLDLDHGVRELTAPTVVVVGTADRLTPPVHARALVAALPNCVGSAELPGLGHMTPVEAPELVTGRIRELVTTYATIKEGA, from the coding sequence GTGAGCCGCCTGACGCACGTGGCCACCGGCCCGTACGCCCCTCCCGTCCCCGTGCGCGCACTCACCGCCGTCTCCGCCGACGGCGCCCGCCTCCACGTGGAGGTGCACGGGCCCGAGAACGCCCCCGCCGTCGTCCTCGCCCACGGCTGGACCTGCTCCACCGCCTTCTGGGCGGCCCAGATCCGGGACCTGGCCGCCGACCACCGCGTCATCGCCTACGACCAGCGCGGCCACGGCCGCAGTCCGGCGAGCCCGACGTGCAGTACGGAGGCTCTCGCGGACGATCTCGAAGCCGTACTGGAAGCGACCCTCGCACCCGGCGAGAAGGCGGTGATCGCCGGTCACTCCATGGGCGGGATGACGGTGATGGCGGCCGCCGGAAGAGAGGCCTTCCGGGAGCACGCGGCCGCCGTCCTGCTGTGCAGCACCGGTTCCTCGCGGCTGGTCGCCGAGTCGACCGTCGTACCGATGGGAGCCGGGCGGCTGCGGACCTGGCTGACCAGGCGCGTCATCGGCTCCCGGGCCCCGCTCGGGCCGGTCACGCCCGTCGCGCTCAGGATCCTCAGGTACGCGACCATGGGGCCGGGTTCGGCGCCGCACATGGTGGAGGCGTGCGCGCGGATCGTGCACGCGTGCCCGCGCGAGGTGCGCCACGCCTGGTCGCAGGTGCTCGATCTGCTGGATCTCGACCACGGCGTACGGGAGTTGACGGCGCCGACGGTGGTCGTCGTGGGGACCGCCGACCGGCTCACCCCGCCGGTGCACGCGCGGGCGCTGGTCGCCGCACTGCCGAACTGCGTGGGCAGCGCCGAGCTGCCGGGACTCGGCCACATGACCCCGGTGGAGGCGCCGGAGCTGGTCACGGGCCGGATCCGGGAACTGGTGACGACGTACGCAACGATCAAGGAGGGCGCATGA
- a CDS encoding exodeoxyribonuclease III — MLTVTSANVNGLRAAAKKGFVEWLAGTEADVLCLQEVRAEPHQLPERAGTPDGWHVVHAPAAAKGRAGVSLYTRREPDRVRIGFGSAEFDDSGRYVEADLPGVTVASLYLPSGEVGTERQDEKVRFMGEFLAYLKELRERAAADGREVLVCGDWNIAHQQADLKNWRGNTRNSGFLPEEREWLSAVLDPAGGGYVDVVRALHPDVEGPYTWWSYRGRAFDNDSGWRIDYHLSTPGLAARAVKGIVERAATHAERWSDHAPVTVVYDL; from the coding sequence GTGCTGACTGTGACCTCCGCCAATGTCAATGGCCTGCGCGCCGCCGCGAAGAAGGGCTTCGTGGAGTGGCTCGCGGGGACCGAGGCCGACGTGCTGTGCCTGCAGGAGGTGCGCGCCGAGCCGCACCAACTGCCCGAGCGTGCCGGCACACCCGACGGCTGGCACGTCGTGCACGCGCCCGCCGCGGCCAAGGGCCGCGCAGGCGTCTCCCTCTACACCCGCCGCGAGCCCGACCGCGTCCGGATCGGCTTCGGATCGGCCGAGTTCGACGACAGCGGGCGGTACGTCGAGGCCGACCTGCCGGGTGTCACGGTCGCCTCCCTCTACCTCCCCTCCGGCGAGGTCGGCACCGAACGGCAGGACGAGAAGGTCCGTTTCATGGGCGAGTTCCTCGCGTACCTCAAGGAACTGCGCGAACGCGCCGCCGCCGACGGCCGCGAGGTCCTCGTCTGCGGCGACTGGAACATCGCCCACCAGCAGGCCGACCTCAAGAACTGGCGGGGCAACACCAGGAACTCCGGCTTCCTGCCGGAGGAGAGGGAATGGCTGAGCGCCGTCCTCGACCCGGCGGGCGGCGGCTACGTCGACGTCGTCCGCGCGCTGCACCCGGACGTCGAGGGGCCGTACACCTGGTGGTCGTACCGGGGGCGGGCCTTCGACAACGATTCCGGCTGGAGGATCGACTACCACCTCTCGACGCCCGGGCTCGCCGCCAGGGCCGTCAAGGGGATCGTGGAGCGCGCGGCCACGCATGCCGAACGGTGGTCGGACCACGCGCCCGTGACCGTGGTCTACGACCTCTAG
- a CDS encoding GNAT family N-acetyltransferase, whose amino-acid sequence MIIRPVPFDHPDAVKLNDEVQAEYHVRYGDGGDATPLDPADFRPPNGVYLIAYDEDGTPVATGGWRSQDKNAEGNEDGDAELKRMFVVEQMRGRGLARRVLAALEEDAREAGRLRMVLETGDQQPEAIALYTSSGYEPCAKFGYYREYESSRCFAKRLRP is encoded by the coding sequence ATGATTATCCGTCCGGTTCCTTTCGACCACCCCGACGCCGTCAAGCTGAACGACGAGGTCCAGGCCGAGTACCACGTACGCTACGGCGACGGCGGCGACGCCACCCCCCTCGACCCGGCCGACTTCCGGCCGCCGAACGGCGTGTACCTGATCGCGTACGACGAGGACGGCACCCCGGTCGCCACGGGCGGCTGGCGCAGCCAGGACAAGAACGCCGAAGGCAACGAGGACGGCGACGCCGAGCTCAAGCGGATGTTCGTGGTCGAGCAGATGCGCGGCCGGGGCCTGGCCCGCAGAGTCCTCGCCGCCCTGGAGGAGGACGCCCGCGAGGCCGGCCGCCTCCGCATGGTCCTGGAGACCGGCGACCAGCAGCCGGAGGCCATCGCCCTGTACACCTCCAGCGGCTACGAGCCGTGCGCCAAGTTCGGCTACTACCGGGAGTACGAGTCCAGCCGGTGCTTCGCCAAGCGCCTGCGCCCGTAG
- a CDS encoding SDR family oxidoreductase, with translation MSRVSLEGQVAVVTGAARGVGELLARKLSARGAKVALVGLEPDELKQVSERLHGDSAHWHADVTDHEAMARVAAEVGQRFGKVDIVVANAGVATGGPFAESDPESWRRVIEVNLIGSAVTGRAFLPALTRSRGYLLQIASLAAITPAPMMTAYCASKAGVEAYAHSLRAEVGHRGVRVGVAYLSWTDTDMVRGADQDEVMRELRQRLPWPANKTYPLGPAVDRIVDGVERRSAHVYGQWWLRGMQGVRGGLPGVIGTVGQREMRRFADRLTGMRTGLVGAGGAADEQHRTASNTQRH, from the coding sequence ATGAGCAGGGTGAGCCTGGAGGGACAGGTCGCGGTCGTCACGGGAGCCGCGCGGGGCGTCGGCGAGCTGCTCGCGCGCAAGCTGTCCGCGCGGGGTGCGAAGGTCGCGCTGGTCGGGCTGGAGCCGGACGAGCTCAAGCAGGTCTCGGAGCGGCTGCACGGCGACAGCGCCCACTGGCACGCCGACGTCACCGACCACGAGGCGATGGCGCGGGTCGCGGCGGAGGTCGGGCAGCGGTTCGGGAAGGTCGACATCGTGGTCGCCAACGCCGGTGTGGCGACGGGCGGTCCGTTCGCCGAGTCCGACCCGGAGTCCTGGCGGCGGGTGATCGAGGTGAACCTGATCGGGTCGGCGGTGACCGGGCGGGCGTTCCTGCCCGCGCTGACGCGGAGCCGGGGCTACCTGCTGCAGATCGCGTCGCTCGCCGCGATCACCCCGGCGCCGATGATGACGGCGTACTGCGCGTCCAAGGCGGGCGTGGAGGCGTACGCGCACAGTCTGCGGGCCGAAGTCGGCCACCGGGGCGTGCGGGTGGGGGTCGCGTACCTGTCGTGGACCGACACCGACATGGTGCGCGGAGCCGACCAGGACGAGGTCATGCGGGAGTTGAGGCAGCGGCTGCCCTGGCCGGCCAACAAGACATACCCCTTGGGCCCGGCGGTGGACCGGATCGTCGACGGCGTCGAGCGGCGCTCCGCCCATGTCTACGGGCAGTGGTGGCTGCGCGGGATGCAGGGCGTGCGCGGGGGGCTGCCGGGGGTCATCGGGACGGTGGGGCAGCGGGAGATGCGGCGGTTCGCGGACCGGCTGACGGGCATGCGGACCGGTCTGGTCGGCGCGGGCGGCGCGGCCGACGAACAGCACCGGACAGCGTCAAACACCCAGCGTCACTGA